In Deferribacterota bacterium, the sequence GTAATAAAACCTGAAAAAAGCCATCACCTTCAATTACCCAATCTAAAGGATTGCCAGTATTTTGATAGCTACCCTGGCTAAATATCTTTTCAGTGCCAACTACTTTCGAACCCATACCCAATTGCAAACCTGTTGGATGATTCAAACCAGTTGATGTTATAGCGCCAGCTGGCCTAATCTCTTGATATAATAAATCCTCAAAATTCACCCTGCCTTTTTTAAATCCTACAGTGTTAACATTGGCTAAATTATTCGATAGATTATCAATATTAGTTTGCTGTGAATTCATTCCACTAGCAGCTATCCATAGTGACCTTAACATTTTCCTTCCTCCTTAAAAATTTATTTTAAGAAATTCTACCTAACCTATTTGACGCAATGTCATTTGCCCCATCTAAGATATCTATTGCTTTTTGGTAGCGCTCAAAACTACGCAATGAATCTATCATCTTTACCATTTCCCCAACTGGATTAACATTGCTTGATTCAAGAAAACCCTGCTTTAACTCTGGGTTTTCTGCCTCTTCGGGTAATATATTTGTTGCTTGATACATATTTCGACCAACTTTTTGTAGATTATGCAAATTATTAAAGCTTACTATGTATAACCTGTTCTGCAATAGATTATCTATCAGTACTTCGCCCTGTTCAGTAAATGTTACATTTGCATCATTAGGTATTACAATCTCTGGATTATTTATATAATCACTTGATAAAACTGGATAACCATCTTGATTAACTAAAACACCCTCATTATTTAATGTGAAATTACCATCCCTTGTAAATCTCAAGCCAAAAGGAGTATCAACAACGAAAAAAGCATTTTCATTTCCAAGGGCTAAATCATAGGGGTTAGTTGTCTCTTTTAATGTTCCTGTTTGAAAATCTGTATATATATCATCAAGTCTTACAACAGAATTTATACTTTTATTGTAAAGGCTTTCTCTTATAATATTTTGGGGATATCTCTTATCCCTTGGCAAATACATAGTAAAAACAGGCTTTTCTTTCTTATAGCCAGTTGTGTTTATATTTGCCAGATTATTGCTTAATGAATTGACCCTATTTTCCTGAGCTAATAAACCGCTTGTGGCAACATATAAGCCGTTAAGCATTTTT encodes:
- a CDS encoding flagellar hook-basal body protein; the protein is MLNGLYVATSGLLAQENRVNSLSNNLANINTTGYKKEKPVFTMYLPRDKRYPQNIIRESLYNKSINSVVRLDDIYTDFQTGTLKETTNPYDLALGNENAFFVVDTPFGLRFTRDGNFTLNNEGVLVNQDGYPVLSSDYINNPEIVIPNDANVTFTEQGEVLIDNLLQNRLYIVSFNNLHNLQKVGRNMYQATNILPEEAENPELKQGFLESSNVNPVGEMVKMIDSLRSFERYQKAIDILDGANDIASNRLGRIS